In Saccharothrix syringae, the following are encoded in one genomic region:
- a CDS encoding DUF5313 family protein produces the protein MKPPFALRAWYLLGGRLPQRYREWVFHQATRPTWLLWFGVRMFLQVLPLTVVIALALVLGLGAPLPLALACGSLGLVVGVYFGLSYAIESTDHRMTKYGYRRGAAAAVRDERKKKDQERYERVWRNPGA, from the coding sequence GTGAAGCCCCCGTTCGCGTTGCGCGCCTGGTACCTGCTCGGTGGCCGGCTGCCGCAGCGGTACCGCGAGTGGGTGTTCCACCAGGCGACCAGGCCGACGTGGCTGCTGTGGTTCGGCGTGCGGATGTTCCTGCAGGTCCTGCCGCTGACGGTGGTGATCGCGCTGGCGCTCGTGCTCGGTCTGGGCGCGCCCCTGCCGCTGGCGCTGGCGTGCGGCTCGCTGGGGCTGGTGGTCGGCGTGTACTTCGGCCTGTCGTACGCGATCGAGAGCACCGACCACCGGATGACCAAGTACGGGTACCGGCGCGGGGCGGCGGCCGCGGTGCGGGACGAGCGGAAGAAGAAGGACCAGGAGCGTTACGAGCGGGTCTGGCGCAATCCGGGTGCTTAA
- a CDS encoding VanW family protein — MVDEAAEADEADAKRKRRRKIGLVAASVLGLLVVLYGLDVFLSGGNVPRGVTVAGVDVGGLSHAEAEEKLRTEIEPRLAAPVKTRAGDVEAELDPKAAGLELDWAATLDRAGSQPLSPITRVTSFFTSQEVGIATRADEAKLAAAVEGLRGTTDREPAEGSIRFEGATPVAVEPKQGQKLDAPGATDALLADWADGGTVELPVATTPVKTTKEGVERTLNEVAKPATSAPVIIKGEGKDATLTPEQLATVLVFEPAEDGGLTAKVDNNKVIEHAGPQLKETEKEGKDAQIVFEGGRPVVKESVDGLGVDWEKSLPPLLDVLKRDNDRTLKAEYKHTPAKVTTEQANKMGIKEVIGEFQTGGFAADSGRNIQVVAEKVNGAIVKPGETFSLNGYTGPRGTAQGYVEAGIIENGVPGRAVGGGISQFATTLYNASYYAGMKDAGHKEHSYWISRYPAGREATVFMDSAGNSLIDIKFTNPDETGVAIQTIWTPSSIKIVLWGTKNYDVTGSTSERFNFTEPQERKVTTKPCSPSNGAQGFSVTDTRTITDRRTGQSRSESRTVRYDPSHKIICEG; from the coding sequence ATGGTCGACGAGGCCGCCGAGGCGGACGAGGCCGACGCCAAGCGCAAGCGCCGCCGCAAGATCGGCCTGGTCGCCGCCTCCGTGCTCGGCCTGCTGGTCGTCCTCTACGGCCTGGACGTCTTCCTCTCCGGCGGCAACGTGCCGCGCGGCGTGACGGTCGCGGGCGTCGACGTCGGCGGCCTGAGCCACGCCGAGGCCGAGGAGAAGCTGCGCACCGAGATCGAGCCCCGCCTGGCCGCGCCGGTCAAGACGCGCGCCGGCGACGTCGAGGCCGAGCTGGACCCGAAGGCCGCCGGCCTGGAGCTGGACTGGGCCGCGACCCTGGACCGCGCCGGCAGCCAGCCGCTGTCGCCGATCACGCGCGTCACCTCGTTCTTCACCTCCCAGGAGGTCGGCATCGCCACCCGCGCCGACGAGGCGAAGCTGGCCGCCGCGGTCGAGGGCCTGCGCGGCACGACCGACCGCGAACCGGCCGAGGGCTCCATCCGCTTCGAGGGCGCCACGCCGGTGGCCGTCGAGCCGAAGCAGGGCCAGAAGCTCGACGCGCCGGGCGCCACGGACGCGCTGCTCGCCGACTGGGCGGACGGCGGCACGGTCGAGCTGCCGGTGGCCACCACGCCGGTCAAGACGACCAAGGAGGGCGTGGAGCGGACCCTGAACGAGGTCGCCAAGCCCGCCACGTCCGCGCCGGTGATCATCAAGGGCGAGGGCAAGGACGCCACGCTCACGCCCGAGCAGCTGGCCACCGTGCTGGTGTTCGAGCCCGCCGAGGACGGCGGGCTGACCGCCAAGGTCGACAACAACAAGGTGATCGAGCACGCCGGTCCGCAGCTGAAGGAGACCGAGAAGGAGGGCAAGGACGCCCAGATCGTGTTCGAGGGCGGCCGGCCCGTGGTCAAGGAGTCGGTGGACGGCCTCGGCGTCGACTGGGAGAAGTCCCTGCCCCCGCTGCTGGACGTGCTCAAGCGCGACAACGACCGCACGCTCAAGGCCGAGTACAAGCACACGCCCGCGAAGGTGACCACCGAGCAGGCGAACAAGATGGGCATCAAGGAGGTCATCGGCGAGTTCCAGACCGGTGGCTTCGCGGCCGACTCGGGCCGGAACATCCAGGTGGTGGCCGAGAAGGTCAACGGCGCGATCGTGAAGCCGGGCGAGACCTTCAGCCTCAACGGCTACACCGGGCCGCGCGGCACGGCGCAGGGCTACGTCGAGGCGGGCATCATCGAGAACGGCGTCCCCGGCCGCGCGGTCGGCGGCGGCATCTCGCAGTTCGCCACCACGCTCTACAACGCCTCCTACTACGCGGGCATGAAGGACGCGGGGCACAAGGAGCACAGCTACTGGATCTCGCGGTACCCGGCCGGGCGCGAGGCCACGGTGTTCATGGACTCGGCGGGCAACAGCCTGATCGACATCAAGTTCACCAACCCCGACGAGACCGGCGTGGCGATCCAGACGATCTGGACGCCGTCGTCGATCAAGATCGTGCTGTGGGGGACCAAGAACTACGACGTGACCGGGTCGACCAGCGAGCGGTTCAACTTCACCGAGCCGCAGGAGCGCAAGGTGACGACCAAGCCGTGCTCGCCCAGCAACGGCGCTCAGGGGTTCTCGGTGACCGACACGCGGACCATCACCGACCGCCGCACCGGCCAGAGCCGCAGCGAGTCCCGCACGGTTCGGTACGACCCCTCGCACAAGATCATCTGCGAGGGTTGA
- a CDS encoding NHL domain-containing thioredoxin family protein produces the protein MTTAQRRRARVRAPELVGRDWLNTGGQGIRLADLRGKIVLLDFWTFCCINCLHVLDELRPLEAEFADVLVTIGVHSPKFAHEAERAAVAAAVERYEVEHPVLNDPDLTTWQNYAVKAWPTLVLVDPEGYVVHVAAGEGHLDALRQVVSEVVAEHEAKGTLHRGDGPYVAPPPAATELRFPAKAVLTPAGTLLVSDSAHHGLVELAADGETVLRRIGTGERGRRDGLEPTFSEPAGIALLPADVAARVGYHAVVADTVNHLLRGLNLDTGEVTTVAGTGEQWRDGATDGPADEVLLTSPWDVAWWEPAGGVAVALAGNHTLGLFKPLENRFERLAGTTVEGLHDGPAAEAFFAQTSGLAADGDRLWLVDSETSALRRLDADRTVHTVVGKGLFAFGHRDGAADQALLQHPLGVTALPDGSVVVSDTYNGAIRRYDPATGEVSTLATDVAEPSDAVLVDGELVVVASAAHRLERPVAPGARLVSGDAHEVRRPPSVLGAGGVELAVVFTPPTGQKLDDRYGPSTRLEVTSSPPELLAEGAGVGTDLVRALRFAEGFTEGVLHVVAQAASCTDDPAVEHPVCKLARQDWGVPIRLEKDGSDRLPLMMGGLDEGI, from the coding sequence GTGACGACCGCTCAACGCCGCCGCGCCCGTGTCCGCGCCCCCGAACTCGTCGGGCGCGACTGGCTCAACACCGGCGGGCAGGGGATCAGGCTCGCCGACCTGCGCGGCAAGATCGTCCTGCTCGACTTCTGGACCTTCTGCTGCATCAACTGCCTCCACGTCCTGGACGAGCTGCGCCCCCTGGAGGCCGAGTTCGCCGACGTCCTGGTCACCATCGGCGTGCACTCGCCCAAGTTCGCCCACGAGGCCGAGCGCGCCGCCGTCGCCGCGGCCGTCGAGCGGTACGAGGTCGAGCACCCCGTGCTCAACGACCCCGACCTGACCACCTGGCAGAACTACGCGGTCAAGGCGTGGCCCACCCTGGTCCTGGTCGACCCCGAGGGCTACGTCGTCCACGTCGCCGCGGGCGAGGGCCACCTCGACGCGCTGCGCCAGGTCGTCTCCGAGGTCGTCGCCGAGCACGAGGCCAAGGGCACCCTGCACCGCGGCGACGGCCCGTACGTGGCACCGCCGCCCGCCGCGACCGAGCTGCGGTTCCCGGCCAAGGCCGTGCTGACCCCCGCCGGCACGCTGCTGGTCAGCGACTCCGCCCACCACGGCCTGGTCGAGCTGGCCGCCGACGGCGAGACCGTGCTGCGCCGCATCGGCACCGGCGAGCGCGGCCGCCGCGACGGGCTGGAGCCGACCTTCTCCGAGCCCGCCGGCATCGCGCTGCTCCCGGCCGACGTCGCCGCCCGCGTCGGCTACCACGCGGTCGTCGCCGACACGGTCAACCACCTGCTGCGCGGCCTGAACCTCGACACCGGCGAGGTCACCACGGTCGCCGGCACGGGCGAGCAGTGGCGCGACGGCGCGACCGACGGCCCGGCCGACGAGGTCCTGCTGACCAGCCCGTGGGACGTGGCCTGGTGGGAGCCCGCCGGCGGCGTCGCCGTGGCGCTGGCCGGGAATCACACGCTCGGGTTGTTCAAGCCGCTGGAGAACCGCTTCGAGCGCCTGGCGGGCACCACCGTCGAGGGCCTGCACGACGGTCCCGCGGCGGAGGCGTTCTTCGCGCAGACCTCGGGCCTGGCCGCCGACGGCGACCGGCTCTGGCTGGTCGACTCGGAGACCTCGGCGCTGCGCAGGCTGGACGCCGACCGCACCGTGCACACCGTCGTGGGCAAGGGCCTGTTCGCCTTCGGCCACCGCGACGGCGCCGCCGACCAGGCGCTGCTCCAGCACCCGCTGGGCGTGACCGCCCTGCCGGACGGCTCGGTCGTCGTCTCCGACACCTACAACGGCGCCATCCGCCGCTACGACCCCGCCACCGGCGAGGTGTCCACCCTGGCCACGGACGTCGCCGAGCCCTCCGACGCGGTCCTGGTCGACGGCGAGCTGGTCGTGGTGGCCTCCGCCGCCCACCGCCTGGAGCGCCCGGTCGCCCCCGGCGCCCGCCTGGTCAGCGGCGACGCGCACGAGGTCCGCCGCCCGCCGTCGGTGCTGGGTGCCGGCGGGGTCGAGCTGGCCGTGGTGTTCACCCCGCCCACCGGCCAGAAGCTGGACGACCGGTACGGCCCGTCCACCCGGCTGGAGGTCACCAGCTCCCCGCCGGAGCTGCTGGCCGAGGGCGCGGGCGTCGGCACCGACCTGGTGCGCGCGCTGCGCTTCGCCGAGGGCTTCACCGAGGGCGTGCTGCACGTCGTCGCGCAGGCCGCGAGCTGCACCGACGACCCCGCGGTCGAGCACCCGGTGTGCAAGCTCGCCCGGCAGGACTGGGGCGTGCCGATCCGGCTCGAAAAGGACGGATCGGACCGCCTACCCCTGATGATGGGTGGTCTCGACGAGGGCATCTAG
- a CDS encoding response regulator transcription factor: protein MALVDPVPLVREGLAAVVRRTAGLRWLGSTGNPNAAPRLHEHLRPDVLLIDSVLDPQGQLATLLTGGDPALVVVSLVREPHRTAKYVRTALAAGVRGLVPRAGESGEVVQAIVRSYADRVYLDPTLAPLAAGFTPAAEAGSRRSLSRREYEVLRLIANGLENQAVASELYVSVETVRTHVKNILRKLRARDRTHAVSLAYQAGLLTGGPQALG, encoded by the coding sequence GTGGCACTCGTCGACCCGGTGCCACTGGTCCGGGAGGGGCTGGCGGCGGTGGTGCGGCGGACGGCGGGGCTGCGGTGGCTGGGTTCGACCGGGAACCCGAACGCGGCGCCCCGGCTGCACGAGCACCTGCGGCCGGACGTGCTGCTGATCGACTCGGTGCTGGACCCGCAGGGCCAACTGGCCACCCTGCTGACCGGCGGCGACCCCGCGCTGGTCGTGGTCTCGCTGGTGCGCGAGCCGCACCGGACGGCGAAGTACGTGCGCACGGCGCTGGCCGCGGGCGTGCGCGGGCTCGTGCCGCGGGCGGGGGAGTCCGGCGAGGTGGTGCAGGCGATCGTGCGGTCGTACGCGGACCGGGTGTACCTGGACCCGACCCTGGCGCCGCTGGCGGCCGGGTTCACGCCCGCCGCGGAGGCCGGTTCGCGGCGCTCGCTGTCGCGGCGCGAGTACGAGGTGCTGCGGCTGATCGCCAACGGGCTGGAGAACCAGGCGGTGGCCAGCGAGCTGTACGTGTCGGTGGAGACGGTGCGCACGCACGTGAAGAACATCCTGCGCAAGCTGCGGGCCCGGGACCGCACGCACGCCGTCTCGCTGGCCTACCAGGCCGGGCTGCTCACCGGCGGGCCGCAGGCGCTGGGCTGA
- a CDS encoding GroES family chaperonin gives MLHDRVMVRISPEDGERRSSGGIVIPATAQMAKRLAWGDVLGVGTNVRHVKVGDRVLFNPEDQFEVEVQGQTLLVMRERDVHATATERTEHGTGLYL, from the coding sequence ATGCTGCACGACCGCGTGATGGTGCGGATCTCGCCGGAGGACGGCGAACGCCGCAGCAGCGGCGGCATCGTGATCCCGGCGACCGCCCAGATGGCCAAGCGCCTGGCCTGGGGCGACGTGCTGGGGGTCGGGACGAACGTGCGGCACGTCAAGGTCGGCGACCGGGTGCTGTTCAACCCGGAGGACCAGTTCGAGGTCGAGGTGCAGGGGCAGACCCTCCTGGTGATGCGGGAGCGCGACGTCCACGCCACCGCCACCGAGCGGACCGAGCACGGGACCGGGCTTTACCTGTGA
- a CDS encoding MarR family winged helix-turn-helix transcriptional regulator, with protein MISAQSVEDPLDLERQVCFALAVAARDVIALYRPLLEPMGLTHPQYLVMLALWGGTPLSVKELSRKLALDPATLSPLLKRLEASGYVTRSRAASDERQLAVALTDEGRALRERALAIPPAIVERLGMSLEELQGLHAVLTRVIAAAGRS; from the coding sequence ATGATTAGTGCACAAAGTGTTGAGGACCCGCTCGACCTGGAGCGCCAGGTCTGCTTCGCACTGGCCGTCGCCGCCCGGGACGTCATCGCGCTCTACCGGCCGCTGCTGGAGCCCATGGGGCTCACCCACCCGCAGTACCTGGTGATGCTCGCGCTGTGGGGCGGCACGCCGCTGTCGGTCAAGGAGTTGAGCCGCAAGCTCGCCCTGGACCCCGCGACCCTGTCGCCGCTGCTCAAGCGACTGGAGGCGAGCGGGTACGTGACGCGGTCGCGCGCCGCCTCCGACGAGCGGCAACTGGCCGTGGCACTGACCGACGAGGGGCGGGCGCTGCGCGAGCGGGCGCTGGCCATCCCGCCCGCGATCGTGGAGAGGCTGGGCATGTCACTGGAAGAGCTCCAAGGGCTGCACGCGGTGCTGACCCGCGTCATCGCGGCGGCGGGGCGCTCGTGA
- a CDS encoding thioredoxin domain-containing protein, with translation MTTAQRRRARVRAPELVGRDWLNTGGQGIRLADLRGKIVLLDFCAHVAGCEAVFTRWEQGDTSDLTSLLNHPGRPLRAYLKTSYLRVEDRRQKLLGA, from the coding sequence GTGACGACCGCTCAACGCCGCCGCGCCCGTGTCCGCGCCCCCGAACTCGTCGGGCGCGACTGGCTCAACACCGGCGGGCAGGGGATCAGGCTCGCCGACCTGCGCGGCAAGATCGTCCTGCTCGACTTCTGCGCCCACGTGGCCGGCTGCGAAGCTGTGTTCACGCGGTGGGAGCAAGGCGACACCTCCGACCTCACCTCGCTGCTGAACCACCCGGGAAGACCTCTCCGCGCGTACCTGAAGACCTCCTACCTTCGCGTCGAAGACCGCCGGCAGAAGCTGTTGGGCGCATGA
- a CDS encoding sodium:solute symporter family protein, whose amino-acid sequence MDTLDWVVVGGYFFVMVAIGYWSRGRVRNIADFFTAGGRMPWWLSGISHHMSGYSAVMFVAFAAEAYRLGLTVYIWWALTIGVGVGIGAFLWAGAWNRLRSRHGVKSPLEYLARRYNVPTQQIMAWSGAALKVVDIAAKWVAVALLLQGFAGVPVWIGIALTGVVTMVYSVLGGLWADALTDFGQFVIQGLAGIVMFIAVAAHFGGIDFMWTIWDQLPESHSDPLSGQYTLIFFMALFLIKTLEYNGGMWNLAQRYMAAPSGAAAKRSALLSSALWLLWPLVLFFPMWAAPLIVPGMEGNAEQAYVEMGKAMLPAGMVGLVLAGFFSHTMAMVSSDANVISAVITRDMLPRLWKGVNRLGEAAQLRLARITTFAFIGLSMTIALTADTKGFVLKVVIALVAATMGPIAIPLMLGLLPWFRRVGPTAAISSTVGGLLTWAVLYVLQQNKVAFVTQAVIVSWPLLVSLVLYLVIGLLLKPEPSADRSALVDSLRSDEEEERVPARA is encoded by the coding sequence ATGGACACCCTCGACTGGGTCGTCGTCGGTGGGTACTTCTTCGTGATGGTGGCGATCGGCTACTGGTCGCGGGGCCGGGTCAGGAACATCGCCGACTTCTTCACCGCGGGCGGCCGGATGCCGTGGTGGCTGTCCGGAATCTCGCACCACATGTCCGGCTACAGCGCCGTCATGTTCGTCGCGTTCGCCGCCGAGGCGTACCGGTTGGGCCTGACCGTCTACATCTGGTGGGCGCTGACCATCGGCGTGGGCGTCGGGATCGGCGCGTTCCTGTGGGCGGGCGCGTGGAACCGGCTGCGCTCGCGGCACGGCGTGAAGTCGCCGCTGGAGTACCTGGCGCGCCGCTACAACGTGCCGACGCAGCAGATCATGGCCTGGTCGGGCGCCGCGCTGAAGGTCGTGGACATCGCCGCCAAGTGGGTCGCGGTGGCGCTGCTGCTCCAGGGCTTCGCGGGCGTGCCGGTGTGGATCGGCATCGCGCTCACCGGTGTGGTGACCATGGTCTACTCGGTGCTCGGCGGCCTGTGGGCCGACGCGCTGACCGACTTCGGCCAGTTCGTCATCCAGGGCCTCGCGGGCATCGTCATGTTCATCGCGGTCGCCGCGCACTTCGGCGGCATCGACTTCATGTGGACGATCTGGGACCAGCTGCCCGAGTCGCACTCCGACCCGCTGTCCGGCCAGTACACGCTGATCTTCTTCATGGCGCTGTTCCTGATCAAGACGCTGGAGTACAACGGCGGCATGTGGAACCTGGCGCAGCGCTACATGGCCGCGCCGTCGGGTGCCGCGGCCAAGCGGTCCGCGCTGCTGTCCAGCGCGCTGTGGCTGCTCTGGCCGCTGGTGCTGTTCTTCCCGATGTGGGCCGCGCCGCTGATCGTGCCGGGCATGGAGGGCAACGCCGAGCAGGCGTACGTCGAGATGGGCAAGGCCATGCTGCCCGCCGGCATGGTGGGCCTGGTGCTGGCGGGATTCTTCTCGCACACCATGGCGATGGTGTCGTCGGACGCCAACGTGATCTCCGCGGTGATCACCCGGGACATGCTGCCCAGGCTGTGGAAGGGCGTGAACCGGCTCGGCGAGGCCGCGCAGCTGCGGCTGGCGCGGATCACCACGTTCGCGTTCATCGGGCTGAGCATGACGATCGCGCTGACCGCCGACACCAAGGGCTTCGTGCTCAAGGTGGTGATCGCCCTGGTGGCGGCCACGATGGGCCCGATCGCGATCCCGCTGATGCTGGGCCTGCTGCCGTGGTTCCGCCGGGTCGGCCCCACCGCCGCGATCAGCTCGACCGTCGGCGGCCTGCTCACCTGGGCGGTGCTCTACGTGCTGCAGCAGAACAAGGTCGCGTTCGTCACCCAGGCGGTGATCGTGTCCTGGCCGCTGCTGGTGTCGCTGGTGCTGTACCTGGTGATCGGCCTGCTGCTCAAGCCGGAGCCGTCGGCGGACCGGTCGGCGCTGGTGGACTCGCTGCGTTCCGACGAGGAGGAGGAGCGGGTGCCGGCGCGCGCCTGA
- a CDS encoding acyl-CoA dehydrogenase — translation MGHYKSNVRDLEFNLFEVFNVQDHLGTGPFEQSDEDTARGVLAELNNLAVGPLAESFADADRNPPVFDPKTHSATLPDSFKKSYKAVWDGEWYRLSLPNELGGFGVPPSVQWAAAELILGSNPAIFMYLAGPNFASVVHRNGTEQQKRWAELMIERGWGATMVLTEPDAGSDVGAGRTKAVLQEDGSWHLDGVKRFITSADQDMTENIMHLVLARPEGPGIEPRPGTKGLSLFLVPKWHFDPETGEPTGERNGAFVTNVEHKMGLKVSTTCELTFGQHGVPAKGWLLGEVHDGIAQMFQVIEYARMMVGTKAIGTLSTGYLNALAYAKERVQSADLTRMTDKTAPRVTITHHPDVRRSLMLQKAYAEGLRAVYLYTATFQDRIALGGPEKELAEKVNDLLLPIVKGVGSERAYEQLAQSLQTLGGSGFLQEYPIEQYIRDSKIDSLYEGTTAIQSLDFFFRKIIRDKGQALGFLNGEIQKFLDNEGGNGRLKEERALLKQALEDLQGMLGAMVGFLTTSQEDVRNLYKVGQNTVRLLMTAGDVLVGWLLLRQAEVALAKLAGTPSAKDKAFYEGKVAVASFFAKSVLPELTARRKIAEATDNSLMDVDEASF, via the coding sequence ATGGGTCACTACAAGAGCAACGTCCGGGACCTCGAGTTCAACCTGTTCGAGGTCTTCAACGTGCAGGACCACCTCGGCACGGGGCCGTTCGAGCAGTCCGACGAGGACACCGCGCGCGGCGTGCTTGCCGAGCTCAACAACCTGGCGGTCGGCCCGCTGGCGGAGTCCTTCGCCGACGCCGACCGCAACCCGCCCGTCTTCGACCCGAAGACCCACTCGGCCACGCTGCCGGACTCGTTCAAGAAGTCCTACAAGGCGGTCTGGGACGGCGAGTGGTACCGCCTGTCGCTGCCCAACGAGCTGGGCGGCTTCGGCGTCCCGCCGTCGGTGCAGTGGGCCGCGGCCGAGCTGATCCTCGGCTCGAACCCCGCCATCTTCATGTACCTGGCCGGCCCGAACTTCGCCTCCGTGGTGCACCGCAACGGCACCGAGCAGCAGAAGCGCTGGGCCGAGCTGATGATCGAGCGCGGCTGGGGCGCCACCATGGTGCTCACCGAGCCGGACGCCGGTTCCGACGTGGGCGCGGGCCGCACCAAGGCCGTGCTCCAGGAGGACGGCTCCTGGCACCTCGACGGCGTGAAGAGGTTCATCACCTCCGCCGACCAGGACATGACCGAGAACATCATGCACCTGGTGCTGGCCCGCCCCGAGGGCCCCGGCATCGAGCCGCGGCCGGGCACCAAGGGCCTGTCGCTGTTCCTGGTCCCGAAGTGGCACTTCGACCCCGAGACCGGCGAGCCGACCGGCGAGCGCAACGGCGCCTTCGTCACCAACGTCGAGCACAAGATGGGCCTGAAGGTCTCCACCACCTGCGAGCTGACCTTCGGCCAGCACGGCGTCCCGGCCAAGGGCTGGCTGCTGGGCGAGGTGCACGACGGCATCGCGCAGATGTTCCAGGTCATCGAGTACGCCCGCATGATGGTCGGCACCAAGGCCATCGGCACCCTGTCCACCGGCTACCTCAACGCCCTGGCCTACGCCAAGGAGCGCGTGCAGAGCGCCGACCTGACCCGCATGACCGACAAGACCGCGCCGCGCGTCACCATCACCCACCACCCGGACGTGCGCCGCAGCCTGATGCTGCAGAAGGCATACGCCGAGGGCCTGCGCGCGGTGTACCTGTACACCGCGACGTTCCAGGACAGGATCGCCCTGGGCGGCCCGGAGAAGGAACTCGCGGAGAAGGTCAACGACCTCCTGCTGCCGATCGTCAAGGGCGTCGGCTCCGAGCGGGCCTACGAGCAGCTGGCCCAGTCGCTCCAGACCCTCGGCGGCTCCGGCTTCCTGCAGGAGTACCCGATCGAGCAGTACATCCGGGACTCCAAGATCGACTCGCTGTACGAGGGCACCACCGCCATCCAGTCGCTGGACTTCTTCTTCCGCAAGATCATCCGCGACAAGGGCCAGGCCCTCGGCTTCCTCAACGGCGAGATCCAGAAGTTCCTGGACAACGAGGGCGGCAACGGCCGCCTCAAGGAGGAGCGCGCCCTGCTCAAGCAGGCCCTGGAGGACCTGCAGGGCATGCTCGGCGCGATGGTCGGCTTCCTGACCACCTCGCAGGAGGACGTGCGCAACCTCTACAAGGTCGGCCAGAACACCGTCCGCCTGCTCATGACCGCCGGCGACGTGCTCGTGGGCTGGCTGCTGCTGCGCCAGGCCGAGGTGGCGCTGGCCAAGCTGGCCGGCACCCCGTCGGCCAAGGACAAGGCTTTCTACGAGGGCAAGGTCGCGGTGGCGTCGTTCTTCGCCAAGAGCGTGCTGCCGGAGCTGACCGCCCGCCGCAAGATCGCCGAGGCCACCGACAACTCGCTGATGGACGTGGACGAAGCCTCCTTCTGA
- a CDS encoding PIN domain-containing protein, with the protein MTSPLLVVDAANVVGSVPDGWWHDRAAATTRLRDSLSGVAERGLPTLPGPLEVILVVEGRARGVTSTPEVRVVAAPGSGDDEIVEVVRAESPGRRCAVVTADRALRHRVEALGAEVLGPRTVR; encoded by the coding sequence GTGACGTCCCCGCTCCTGGTCGTCGACGCGGCCAACGTCGTGGGTTCGGTCCCCGACGGCTGGTGGCACGACCGCGCCGCCGCCACCACCCGATTGAGGGACAGCCTTTCGGGTGTAGCTGAACGCGGACTCCCCACCCTGCCCGGCCCGCTGGAGGTCATCCTCGTGGTCGAGGGCAGGGCGCGCGGCGTGACGTCGACCCCGGAGGTCCGCGTCGTCGCCGCCCCGGGCTCGGGGGACGACGAGATCGTCGAGGTGGTCCGCGCCGAGTCCCCCGGCCGCCGCTGCGCCGTGGTCACCGCGGACCGCGCCCTGCGCCACCGCGTGGAGGCCCTGGGCGCCGAGGTGCTGGGGCCGCGAACGGTCCGGTGA
- a CDS encoding DUF1206 domain-containing protein, producing the protein MRRHPAVQFLGRAGMVCYGVVHVILAALTAQVVLGDSGERTDQKGAVAEVAKSSFGPVLLWVLAIGLFAFALWQVTMAISGYTWDTEKRKRIYHRVGSVGRAITAVAIGVAAVNYATGSSQSSSTQQSQEWTARLLSVPFGQVLVGVVALVIIGLGAVVVRKGVKRSFEKDLDMSRLPAGSRKWVERLGRIGWIGKGLAYALIGVLVGLAAINADPSQSGGLDKALHTLAAQPYGVFVLALIALGFLGFGVYCFAAAKAHKG; encoded by the coding sequence GTGCGAAGACATCCCGCCGTGCAGTTCCTCGGGCGTGCCGGGATGGTGTGCTACGGGGTCGTCCACGTCATCTTGGCGGCGTTGACGGCGCAGGTCGTGCTGGGTGACAGCGGTGAGCGGACCGACCAGAAGGGTGCGGTGGCCGAGGTCGCCAAGAGCTCGTTCGGGCCGGTGCTGCTGTGGGTGCTGGCGATCGGCCTGTTCGCGTTCGCGCTGTGGCAGGTGACCATGGCGATCTCCGGTTACACGTGGGACACCGAGAAGCGGAAGCGGATCTACCACCGGGTGGGGTCGGTGGGGCGGGCGATCACGGCGGTGGCCATCGGGGTGGCGGCGGTCAACTACGCCACCGGCTCGTCGCAGAGCAGCTCGACCCAGCAGTCGCAGGAGTGGACCGCGCGGTTGCTGTCCGTGCCGTTCGGGCAGGTCCTGGTGGGTGTGGTGGCGCTGGTGATCATCGGGTTGGGTGCGGTGGTCGTGCGCAAGGGCGTGAAGCGGTCTTTCGAGAAGGACCTGGACATGTCGCGGTTGCCCGCGGGCAGCCGGAAGTGGGTCGAGCGCCTGGGGCGCATCGGCTGGATCGGCAAGGGGTTGGCCTACGCGCTGATCGGGGTCCTGGTCGGCCTGGCCGCCATCAACGCGGATCCGTCGCAGTCGGGTGGCCTGGACAAAGCGTTGCACACGCTGGCCGCGCAACCCTACGGCGTGTTCGTGCTGGCCCTCATCGCTTTGGGCTTCCTGGGCTTCGGCGTCTACTGCTTCGCCGCCGCCAAGGCCCACAAGGGCTGA